The genomic window CCGGCGGGCAGGTCACCCTGATGGTGGAGTCTGAAGCTGACAGCGCAGGCCACACCAGTGCGGTGCAGGTGGTAGTGTCGGACGACGGGATTGGTATCCCGCCCGACGAGTTAGGGCGGGTGTTTGAGCGCCGCTTTCGCGGGACCGCTGCGCGCCAGCATTCGCCGGATGGAAGTGGACTGGGCTTGTCGATTGCCCGGGCTTTGGCCGATGCCCACGGAGGCCAATTGCAGTTGCACAGCACCAAAGCGGGGACCCGGGCGGTGTTGCGTTTGCCGTTGGCCTCGCAAGCGTTGATTGGTGGGTCTTTGGTATGAATATTTTTGTGATTGAAGACGATCCCCGGATCGCAGATTTTTTGAGCCGTGGCTTGCGTGCTGAAGGGCACAGGGTCGAGGTCGCATCGACGGGCCCCGAGGGATTGGAGCTGGCGCGCCGTGTCGCACGCGAGCGGAACGTTCACGGTCCTTCTTGTGTATTGGTTTTGGATTTGATGCTGCCCGGCATGAGCGGCCTCGAGATCTGCCAGACCTTGCGGGCAGAGGGTGTGGCACTACCGATCCTGATGTTGTCGGCGCTGGGGGCTGTGGAAGACCGGGTGGCCGGCCTGCGATTGGGCGCGGATGACTATCTGGCCAAACCCTTTGATTTCGATGAATTGTTGGCCCGCTTGGAGTCCCTGTCACGGCGGGGGCGGGAAGTGGTGCCGGTGGCAAGTGCTCGGCTGGTAGTGGGGGACTTGGTGTTTGACCGGGAGCGGATGCAAGCTAGCCGGAGCGGGCAGATCCTCGCGCTCACTGCACGCGAACTGGCCCTCTTAGAGCTGATGATGAGTGCACCGGGCCGCCTCTTTAGCCGCGAACGCATTCTCTCGAATGTGTGGGGGGCCAGCGAGGATCCGCTAACCAATGTGGTGGACGTCTACATTCGCCGTTTGCGCAGCAAAATTGACGACGGCCATGCAGACCCGATGATTCACACCGTTCGCGGTCTGGGGTACCGATTGGAGTCGCCAGCCGTTAGTCCCACGGGGCAAAGGTCTGCTGGCTGACAGCGTACCTTCCACGCAGGACGCTGCCACAGATGACGCGATTCACACGGCTTCTTTTGCTTTAGGCGCTAGGGCAACGGTCGATATGGATACGAACGTGATGCGTCAAGCTTTCCAAGATTTTGTCTCCGGTGTATCATAAAACAAAATATTTGTTAAAAAACATTTAAATTAAATTTGGGGCTTTATGGATGCGACGCTCACTCACACCCTGACGCAGGGAGCCGGCCCGGTTTTATCGGGCGAGTATTTGACCCTGCGCTTGGGCACCGAGGAATATGCGATCGATATCGGGCAAGTGCAGGAGATTCGCTCCTATGAAATGCCGACCAAGATGGTCCATTCCCCGAGCTTCGTGAAGGGCGTGATAAACCTCAGGGGTGTCATCGTGCCCATCGTCGACTTGCGTTTGAAGCTGCAACTCCCAACAGTGGCCTATAACGACGCCACGGTGGTGGTGATTTTGAATATCCTGGGCAGCACCATGGGCGCCGTGGTGGACGGTGTGTCTGACGTGGTGAACCTAGAGCGAGAGTCGGTGAAGCCCGCGCCGCAATTTGACGGGGCCATGGAGGCACCATTCATTGTCGGGCTGGTGACTTTGCACGAACGTATGCTGATCGTGATGAACATAGAGACACTCATGGGCCACAGCGGCCTCGCGGTATTGCCAAAAATGGTGTGAATTGGCGCGCAGTGCGTTAAATTGCGGCTCAGCAAGCTGCTTAAACAAGAATGGAGTAAGCGATGTCCTTTGTGTTTTTGAACTCATTGCGCGGGAAGATTGTGGCCTTGGTAGGGCTCCTGGTGTTTCTGGGCTTGGCGGCACTCTCGATCACCAATGTCCAAACCGCACGCTCCCACGCATTGCGCACCTTGGATAGCCAAACCGGAGCACTCGCCAAGGCCCACGCCTCTGAGATCGCCGAATGGGTTGCAGGGCGTCACCAGATCGTCAAATCTTTCGGTTTTGCGGTGAATGAGCCGGATCCGCTCAAGTATCTGGTGCAGGCCAAGGTGGCGGGGGGGGTGGACTCTGCTTACATCGGCTTTCCTGACAAGCGCACGGCATTCTCAGAGCAGCAAAATCTCCCGCCGGACTACGACCCTACCGCTCGCCCCTGGTACCAATTGGCGGCCGCAGCGCAAGGGCCTGCCCTGACGCCGCCTTATGTGGATGCGGGGTCCAAGAAACTGGTGATTACTTTCTCCGCCGCGGTGCGGGAGGGTGGGGCCATCAAAGGCGTGACGTCGGTCGACGTCTTCATGGATGCCGTGGTTCGCAATGTGGCATCCATCCGCCCAACGCCAGGGACTTACGGATTCATCGCGGACAAATCCGGAAAAATCATGGTGCATGAGGACACCGCCAAAGTTCTCAAGCCGGTGACTGACATTGCGCCTGACCTCGGTGGTGGCGCGTTGGAGGCCTTGAGCAAATCGGGATCTGTCCGTGACACGACGATTGCCAGCGAGCGCCGTCTGGCGTTTGCGACACCGATCGCTGGTACCGACTGGATGCTGGTGATCGCCTTGAATCGCGACGAGGCGCTGAGTGGCATTTCTGCGATGGTGTGGTCGTCGATTGTGGGTGGAATCGTGATTGCCGTGATTGCGGTGGTGCTCATCAGTGGCGTGTTGACCCGCTTGTTGGGGGGCCTGGTGTTGCTGAAAGATGCCATGCAAGACATTGGCTCCGGTCAAGGAGACCTCACCCGCCGTATCGAGGCGGGCGGTTCGGATGAGCTCGCGGTCATTGCCACTGGCTTCAACCAATTCGTCGAAAAAACGCAGGGCGTTTTGCAACAGGTGCGCTCCAGCGCCGATGCGGTGGCGACCGCCAGCTCGGAAATTGCGCAGGGGAATCATGACCTGAGCGCCCGTACCGAGAGCCAAGCCAGTGCTCTCGAAGAAACTGCGGCCTCGATGGAGGAGCTTGGCTCCACCGTCAAACAAAACGCAGACTCCGCCCGCCAGGCTAACCAACTGGCGATGAACGCCTCTACCGTGGCCATTCAAGGCGGTGAGGTCGTGGGCCAAGTCGTGGAAACCATGAAGGGCATCAACGAGGCCAGCCGCAAGATTGCCGACATCATCAGCGTCATTGACGGAATTGCATTTCAAACCAACATCCTGGCCCTTAATGCCGCGGTAGAAGCCGCCCGTGCCGGCGAGCAAGGCAGAGGCTTCGCCGTAGTAGCCTCGGAAGTGCGCTCCTTGGCGGGGCGCTCTGCGGAAGCCGCCAAAGAGATCAAAACACTCATCAACGCCAGCGTCGAGCGTGTAGAGCAGGGCAGCACTTTGGTCGACAAGGCTGGTGAAACCATGACCGAAGTGGTCAGCAGCATCCGCCGGGTGACCGACATCATGGGTGAAATCAGCGCGGCCAGTAACGAGCAAAGCGCCGGGGTGAACCAGGTCGGTGAAGCGGTTACCCAAATGGACCAGGCCACGCAGCAAAACGCAGCCTTGGTGGAGCAGATGGCAGCCGCCGCCAGCAGCCTCAAGAGCCAGGCTAACGACCTGGTGCAAGTGGTGGCGGTCTTTAAGCTGGGCAATGAAGGCCACACCGGTGGCTACAGCGGAGCAAGCCATGTGGCAGCGCCAGCCAAGCCGGCTGCAGTGCGCAGCAACCCCCCGCAGCAAAATAATTTTGCCGGGCCGGAGCGGCGCGCCGTCACACACACCGCTCAGAAGGCATCTCCCGCCAAGCCAGCGGCCGCACAAGCCGCCAAGCGGCCTCCTGCCAAGGCGCCACCCGTATTGGTAGCGCATGCGCCGACCCCACCCAAAACCAGCAGCAAGGTCACCCCTGCTGGCGGGGATGATGATTGGGAAACCTTTTAAGGCGACTGCTTGAGGGGGCTGCGGTGCTCGAGGTGCTCTAGGTACTGGGCAATGCCGTCTCCCTCGCGCTCCAAAAAGCGCTGCACGGCATCCGCAAAAGCCGGGTGTTGCAACCAGTGGGCACTGCTGGTCCGGGTGGGGAGCAGGGCGCGGGCCATTTTGTGTTCGCCTTGTGCGCCACCTTCAAACCGCCGGTAGCCGTTGGCAATACACCATGCGAGCGGTTGGTAGTAGCAAGCCTCAAAGTGGAGGCAATCCACCTGCTCCAAGGCACCCCAATAGCGTCCGTAGGCCACACGGTTTTGGGGCTCAAATGTGCCATCAGCGCTCATGTATGTTGCACCAATTGCTATCAAACTGCTAGCAATTGGCTGCCCGTCTCGCTCAGCCACAAACAAGAGCCAATGCTCCGGCATCCGCGTAGCCATGCGCTGAAAGAAGTCTGGCGTCAGGTAGGGTGGGTTACCGTGTTCCCTGTAAGTATTGGCATAACAGCGGTAGAAAAAAGCCCAATCCTCAGGGCTGATCTCAGCGCCACGGCTGTGCCTGAAGTGCACGCCCGCTTCTGCCACCTTGCGGCGTTC from Rhodoferax potami includes these protein-coding regions:
- a CDS encoding chemotaxis protein CheW, with translation MDATLTHTLTQGAGPVLSGEYLTLRLGTEEYAIDIGQVQEIRSYEMPTKMVHSPSFVKGVINLRGVIVPIVDLRLKLQLPTVAYNDATVVVILNILGSTMGAVVDGVSDVVNLERESVKPAPQFDGAMEAPFIVGLVTLHERMLIVMNIETLMGHSGLAVLPKMV
- a CDS encoding response regulator transcription factor — translated: MNIFVIEDDPRIADFLSRGLRAEGHRVEVASTGPEGLELARRVARERNVHGPSCVLVLDLMLPGMSGLEICQTLRAEGVALPILMLSALGAVEDRVAGLRLGADDYLAKPFDFDELLARLESLSRRGREVVPVASARLVVGDLVFDRERMQASRSGQILALTARELALLELMMSAPGRLFSRERILSNVWGASEDPLTNVVDVYIRRLRSKIDDGHADPMIHTVRGLGYRLESPAVSPTGQRSAG
- a CDS encoding methyl-accepting chemotaxis protein; the encoded protein is MSFVFLNSLRGKIVALVGLLVFLGLAALSITNVQTARSHALRTLDSQTGALAKAHASEIAEWVAGRHQIVKSFGFAVNEPDPLKYLVQAKVAGGVDSAYIGFPDKRTAFSEQQNLPPDYDPTARPWYQLAAAAQGPALTPPYVDAGSKKLVITFSAAVREGGAIKGVTSVDVFMDAVVRNVASIRPTPGTYGFIADKSGKIMVHEDTAKVLKPVTDIAPDLGGGALEALSKSGSVRDTTIASERRLAFATPIAGTDWMLVIALNRDEALSGISAMVWSSIVGGIVIAVIAVVLISGVLTRLLGGLVLLKDAMQDIGSGQGDLTRRIEAGGSDELAVIATGFNQFVEKTQGVLQQVRSSADAVATASSEIAQGNHDLSARTESQASALEETAASMEELGSTVKQNADSARQANQLAMNASTVAIQGGEVVGQVVETMKGINEASRKIADIISVIDGIAFQTNILALNAAVEAARAGEQGRGFAVVASEVRSLAGRSAEAAKEIKTLINASVERVEQGSTLVDKAGETMTEVVSSIRRVTDIMGEISAASNEQSAGVNQVGEAVTQMDQATQQNAALVEQMAAAASSLKSQANDLVQVVAVFKLGNEGHTGGYSGASHVAAPAKPAAVRSNPPQQNNFAGPERRAVTHTAQKASPAKPAAAQAAKRPPAKAPPVLVAHAPTPPKTSSKVTPAGGDDDWETF